AAAAATTCTTGTGGACTTTTGTGCTAATTTGTTCACTACTTCTAATCCTCAAAATCTTGATAGCATTATGGAAGGAGTCCAAAAAGTTGTTACAGAGGAGATGAACTCAAAACTTACAGCTATATATACAATGGAGGAGGTGGAGTTGGCAATTAAGGAGATGGCACCACTAAAAGCACCTAGACCGGACGACATGCCACCACTCTTTTATCAGACATATTGGTCTGATATGGGTATGGATATTTCTCATGTTGTTATTTCTTGTCTAAATTCTGGTTCTCTTTTGAAGTCCATAAATCATACCTTTATTACTTTAATTCCAAAAGTAAAAAACTCGGAAAAAGTCTCTTTGTTTAGACCAATAAGCCTATGCaatgtaatttataaaattgttaGTAAGGTTATTGCTAATAGGCTTAAACCTCTCCTCAATGATATTATTTCTGAAACACAAAGTGCCTTCACTGTTGGTAGATTGATCACTGATAACATTCTGATTGCATTTGAATCTTTGCATCACATGAAGACTAGTTGCACAGGAAGATCGGGGTACATGGCTTTAAAACTAGATATGAGCAAAgcctatgatagggtggagtgggcTTTTCTAGAGAAAATCCTTTTGAAGTTGGGATTCCAAAATTCATGGGTATCTTTGATTATGGAGTGCATCACTACAGTGACTTATTCTATTATGGTAAATGGAGAGCCACAGGGTATGATTACTCCAACTAGGGGAATTAGACAAGGGGACCCATTATCTCCttatcttttctcttttgtgCGGAGGGTCTTGATGCTATTCTTCGAAAAGCAGCTAATGATGGGGACATTACTGGATTTTCACTTTGTAGAAAAGGGCCGAAACTAACTCATCTCTTCTTTGTAGATGATTGCCTATTATTTTGCAGGGCCACCTTGGCAAAATGTgggcaaataaaaaatattttgaacatGTATGAAGCTGCCTCTGGTCAAATGGTGAATAAGGGTAAGGCAACCCTATTCTTTAGTAGAAATACAAATGATGCCACAAAAGAAGTAATCAAAGTCTCCCTTGGTCTCTTGGCTATCCAACACTATGAGAAGTACTTGGGGCTACCTTCCTTTGTTGGGAGGAATAAGAAGGCTTGCTTTACTCACTTCAAGGAAAGGATATGGTCAAAAATGCAAGGATGGAAAGAGAAGTTGCTTTCTCAAGTGGGCAAAGAAGTTATGATAAAAGCAGTGATCCAATCAATCCCGGCCTACTCAATGAATGTGTTCACATTACCGGTTAGTCTTTGTAAGGATATTGAGGCTATGATctggaaattttggtggggtagTGGCAAAGGAAAGAAGATTCATTGGGTAAAATGGAGTACGCTATGTTCTTCAAAATCTATTGGAGGTATGGGGTTCCATGatataaataatttcaatgATGCCATGCTTGCGAAGTAGATTTGGAGGCTCCTTCATCAAAAAAACACACTGCTGTACAAGGTATTTAGTGCAAAATATTTTCCAGGAGGTAACATATTGGATGCACCAATCCCTACCAAGTGCTTTTATGCTTAGAAGAGCATATTACAATCCAGGAAGGTAATATAACAAAGGTGTTGTTTGGAGAGTAGGGGATGGGTGAAGCGCATTTGGGACCATAGTTGGCTACCTGAATTTGGTATAAGCAGAGTGGTGTTGCCAAAACTTGATGTGGGGCTGAACCGGGTTTGTGATCTTTTCTATCCAAGTACAAAAAATCTAGAATGTGGAGGTGTTGCAGAATTATTTCTTCTCGTGGGAAGCTGAAGTAATTAGAAAAATCTATGTGAGTGAAGCTTGTAATACGGACTGCCTTGTCTAGTCCAAATCTTCAGATGGCTGTTACTCAGTCAAGTCAGCCTACCAGATGCTATCAACAGAAGTGATCAATGAAGTGCCATCCTCGTCTAGTGGGGAAGGTATGAAGGTATGGAAGAGTATTTGGAAGATCTAAGTGCCACCAAAAATCAGACATTTTATGTGGAGAGCAGCGAAGGATTCTTTACCAACAAAACAGAATTTATCACGCCGGAAAATACCCATAGACGAGACCTGTTCTTTATGTGAAGATCAGCAAGAAATGGGTATGCATGAAATATGGCTGTGCGATCAAGCAAAGGCCGTGTGGAAATCTGTTCCAAGCTTCTCAAGTTTGTATCAAGTAGGATATCAGTCCTTTCTTGATCTCATAGAAGCTGTACTTGAATAGGGATCGGCCTTCACAATTGCGCTTTTCTCAACCATCGCTTGGAGCATTTGGTAGCGACGAAATAAAATCCGGGTGCAGTAACCTTCATGGCCCTTACATGAGATTAGCAAGAAGGCAAAGGATTTGGTGGTGGAATTTTTTGATGGACATACACAACCCACTAGATCAAAGGTGCAACAACATCAAATACGGTGGACAATGCCTCTAGAGGACTTTTACAAGGCCAACTTTGATGTAGCTCTCTTTGAAAACAGCAACATGTCAGGTATAGGAGTGGTGATTAGAGACTGCAATGGGAATATTATGGGTGCTCTAAGTCAAAAAATAGTGTTGCCTCAATCAATAGAACATGCTGAAGCACTAGCGGCATCTCGGGCTGTGACATTTGCAAGGGAGCTTAGTCTATCCAAAGTCATTTTTGAGGTAGATATTATAAATGCTATCAACACAAAGAAGCCGTGCCATACTCTATTTGGCCACATCATTGAAGAAATATGGAGCCTTACTCCATCTTTAATGACCTATAATTTCCAACATGTGAGAAGGGAGGGAAACAACTTGGCACACGACTTAGCTAGAAGAGCAGTTGTATCTACAAATATTGATgtatgggtagaagaactaTCTTCGGATTTGGATGATGTATTCAATCTTGATTTAGTTTATTAAAGTTCACTTACTTGTtcctaaataataaataaataaataaataaataaataaataaaaatcaaatcaaatctcaaCATGACCATAAAGTCGTTTGGATTACACTAAGATCTCTAATCTAATTCTTTGCAGCACCATCAAAAAGGCACACAACAAGTTAgattttaaatgttgaataagcATACACTTTCATGAAATTGCTATAAGATTTCAAGATTGATATAAATCATGAACAAAGTTTAGTAATTCACCCCTTTACATCATACCGATACTTTCATGCCCACCGCAAAACAAAATGATACCAAAGGAAACATCATGATAATGGTCTCAGTTGTATGACAGTTGCATAACAATATACTATGATATCACTAATGAACAAGTAGCACAAGGTTTTCCATGAAAGTAGTAGCCATAGTtggaaaataattattatcaagGACCTTCTCATGTGAAGATTCGGGGTCAAGTGAGACAATCACGTAATCATTGCACCATAGTAATTCAGTATCATTGGCCAACGATGGACCAAGATTTTAAGTTAGGGGcagagtataaaaataaataaataaataaaaatcctccaAATAAGCAcccatatagtattaataaactatcaaccaagacaaatacacaaaattattgtttattaatacattaaaatgcaattatctaccaacaaagacaaaagacacaaaacaccattggttttttattttgtaaatttattttgttttgtttttaataaatttgctattttttgggcTGAGAATTTACATGGGTTTGGGTTGGACTGGGCTGGGTTGGGCTGATGATTTTGGAGGGGAGGGGGGTCAAGCTACTTGGAAGAGGGGcctaaatcatttttttttttgggcttaaaatatacctgcttttcttttcataaGGCCAAGACTCAGACCCCTTTGGGCCGCCTCCTGAGTCCGTCTATAAATTGATTAACTGAGGATGAAGATGGATGTTTTTTGCTTGGGCGATGAAGAAGAACAGAAAATAATCGGTGTTTTTTGTATggacaatgaagaaaaatatcaaatcatTCATGTCcttgttggattttatttatttatttatgccGATGTTATTAGATTTCAATAATTAGGTTGTTAAATTACTAATtctctcaaaagtttaaataactgaaatatattaaatttaattatttaattacatatttcTAACACTATAACATAGAACTCCTAGACTAGTGATAAGTAAAGGCTTGACAGAGAGACTAGTTATTCTAGAACTACACCATTTATCATACTATTTTTCATGATTATCTTATTTAGTTGGCAAAAGTGTGATTGGTTATTTGTCACTTATACATAAATCTACTactttttctctattatttacAATCTGACAGTGAAAAGTATGACAAAATTGTTGCACAAAAGCTAGGAGCCCTAGATTTTATCCACAGAGGCGTCACCTTTACGTTTTCTTTACACAACACAGTGGCAGGGAGAAAAACCGCAAGTGGGAGAGTAAATCAGGGAACAAACACAACCCCGCCCTCCCCCCCCGGCGGGCGGTAAATTACTATACTGATTTGGACCATCAATGCCCGTCAGAACCACCTACTTCTAAACTCCCACCATTAATTAATTGCCACATGCCTCTGCcgtttatccttaaaaaaaaaaataataataataataattaccaCATGCCCAATTGATAACTAACACACAGTGCACATTTGATCAAGAAAAGATTGCCAAATAATGCTGACGTAGAAAAGAAAATCCATGGTCCATCAATACCGTACCAGTGACATGgtgtcctaatttttttttttaagattgtaGAGGAAAATTTTTAGTACTTTTGGAGCATGAAAAAATAGTGCTCTCTCTTCTCACAAAATTTGGTTCTAAATATATTTAGAGTTATCTTTTctaatatattacataataaGTTATAAGACTGTCTATGtgtatcatttaaaaaaatcatatgactcaataaaaaaattacctgaATAAAACTACACATAAATAATCTTTTCAATTACTGTAGAATTGGTTGGAGTAAAATAGTCTCAAACATGTCTAGACCCaaactcttttcctttttcttttaaggttttgaaatgaaattttcatttgagttgGTTTAATACGTGACGTTTGGAAAaagttggtaaaaaaatttatagtagtAATTTCTGAAAGGGGAGAACTTTCTgaaagtaattttgtttttgcataagGTGTCAAACGGTTAGTAAGACTGAGTCCTAGGTAAGTTGTCAATAATAGCATTTCCCAAAGGGGTTACTAGTTGCGTAGTTACCTTACCGACCCTGCAGTTATTTCGAAAGCAATAGTTTATGGGCCTTTCCCCTTGCCATTTGTAACAAACAGGTGATGTGGCAAACCCAACGGTTGTAAAGGCTTTTGAGGTCACAGTTTCTTTGTCTTCATTGGATTGTTAGTGTGCGCCAGAAAACCTTAGCTTCCATTAAGTTCTAGTTCTGttaactctctctttctcttcctcccCTTTCTTTCTTGACTCTCCTCTCACTTAttgtttcaatttctttcttcacCTTTAATCTCCATGTGAATGCTACAAAAATTTTTACTTTGTTGCAAAGCTGCGTAATCAACAGAGGTCTTCTGAGGTAAATGTATGAATAAATTTTCCTATTAAtgtcctttccttttcttttcttcttcttcttcgtcttcttcttcttttgtataTACATAAATTTGAATGATATTATACTGGTTATGTTTCATTGAACACCAACAATTACATGCCCTTTAATATAAAATCGAggaaaatataaacaaaattggaaTAGAGCCTTGACATGGATAACATATTAACATACTTTTTAATTGAGATATAAACAACAGTGATAATATCTTGTGGTCTCTGATGTATCTCCCCATGCTTTTGTTCTTATGTATATTTCCTTGTGCTCCTTATTATTAATCTTGATTATGTGTTGTTTATAGATAGAAGTTGATTAGAACAAGATAGAAAGGAATGTGTATACAAGCATGAATAGTATATATAACCGTATGACAAAGCTTTGAAACCCTGTGTAGGCAAATTTTAgtttgggggggggggcaaCGGGACTCCAGCTGAAAACCGAACTTAGAAGTTTGTTCTTTTAGCTACCTGTGAACTAACATTCAAACAACAAGATTTAATACTAAGTTGGGCTGGCCTTAATTAGAAGAAGTAGATAACTATATTTAGGCAAAAAGTAGTGATATTTGATACCTAATATAAGATTTAACAGATAACTCAAAAAAACTCATGGTAAAACTCCATTGATAACTATGCATATAATGATGACACTCACGATGTATCAAGACATCTCCATTTTAAGGGATCCATTTTTATGGTTCAGATTATTACAAATGTAAATGACATTCACATCTTTACATGGTTAAATCCAAAAAGTAAAATCTTAATCATAGAATGAATCATCTCAGCCGTCAAGACTTTGAttgaaaagtttaaataaaagtGAGTTAAGTTTATCACATGCTATTCACCACTTTAGCAACATTGCTTTAAAGTTTCCAATTTAGCTTGGGGGTAGATAATTGGTAATTTGGtataaattttttccttttcatggTAATTAGGTAAATAATTATATGATTCTTTGCTTCTTCTCTTTTCCTTAAAAGGTAAGAGCTGCCCAATTAGAAGAGAAAGAGCAAGGAAATGGTCAAGTTTGTCTCTGCCAAATTCAACATGGGCCAAGATTCCCTTTAACCCATTTTACGGTGCacagagagagagcgagagagaggcCCGTGGGTgtccccccacacacacacacacaaatcaaattaaaattacaatttaaaaataaaaataaaattaaaaaaagcaaGCCTAACGAAGCCTAACACTTTTGGAGCGGAAATCCCAagcatttaacccaaaaaaaaaaaaaggaaatcccAAGCATAATGCACTAAAAAagcaacataattttttgggtgGCTTTTTGACAGGTAAGGTCTAAAACATGCCTCCCCTCATATAACCTACAAGTACTATTATCGCTATAATtcctgtttaaaaaaaaagttggctaCGTAGAAAACATCAGCATAGTTCCATTTGACTTGAAGAGAATTTATCTTACTGTTAAGATTTTATTCTTACATCTAATAGAGTATGGAGTGtaacatcatttaaaattttaaatgatatgatATTGAATAcactttatatttataatatttaatctgAACTagaaaataaatctatttcaAATCCTAGTGATTTTGCTACATGTTAGGAATGGATGGATGCaatttacccccccccccccccccccaacaaaaaaaaggaatggatGTCTGTCACACCTATTTTTGACTATTACAATTGTCTATAATGACCGCCAAACTCTTAGTTGCCTAAACACTGAAAGAAcgaatcaaacaaaaccttcTAACTAGTATGtcaatctctttctcttgtttGCATCCTCATTACTTGATTGGTGTATGTCAGTTAACACTAATATATAGCATGTTTGTGTAATTTACCCCTTCACTCCAAGGGTGCAATAATCATGGTTAGGTTTTCTCACTGAAAACTTTTTCTTAGGGCTGctctttttaaaatatgatacGTATGTGACTTCATATGACTTCTAAACATGTCACAAGTTATTCTTTCTCAACTTATAGGTGAAGATGATCAAGTGTTAGTTTTTAGCTTCTAGGATGAAGAAAATTCAGCCACACCAAAGTCAATTGTGCATCATTAATCGTAGTTCCACAAATCTTTATCAATtgtttccctttctttctttcttttttttttttttttaatttctttctttctttcttttcccccTTCAAATCTTGGTGAAACACTTTTTTGCTCACATATACTTATATTAATGAGCTAGCATATCAACTGCTCTTGACTGGACTAAGTTAGGCAAGTAGAGTCATTAACAAACATACCAAAATAGATTTTGTAATCTGATATCCACCATGATGATGTATTGGCAATCAGCTTGAGATGTCAAGTTCCTATCTACCTAAAAGGATGCCATCTGAATGAGAACACTAACCAGTTTATAAATGGGTCTGTATTGCAGGTCAGAGCCTGATTGAGATGAAAAGCTTGTCAAATGAAATAGAAATTCATGGATAAGCTGGGAAGCCAGGGCACAGCCGGTTGTAAACCTTTAACCACATTCGTACAAACAGACACACATACTTTCCGAGAGGTTGTACAGCGCTTAACAGGCCCATCAGAAGGTAATACAGCACAAGAAGCAGCAGCAACAAAGGTTGTAGGCGTAAAAAGGCCAACACCCAAACTCCATGAGAGAAGGCAGTACTCTAGGCCCAAGCTTGAGATAGTTAAACCCCCTTGCCCATTTAAACCTGCTTCATCAACTGACCAGAAAAGCTTCTCCCCCACCAAATCAGGGAGCTCTGGTTTTCTTCCAAGCCCTGTGACCCCTTCTACAATGTTCTCAAAGCTGACCATCCTGGAAGAGCAAAAGAATGAAGAATCAGCAATACCTGAATTGAATAGccaagaagaagagaaagccATCAAAGAGAGGCGATTTTATTTGCATCCATCACCACGGTCCAGACCAGGATACACTGAACCAGAGTTGCTTACCTTGTTCCCTCTAACATCTCCAAAAACAGGAGAGATGCCATGATTTTGACAGTGAGCTGATCCTGTTAAGACCTTTTGTTTTTGCCGGCTTCAAACTACAGAACACCATTGTCACCAAATAGAGAGTACATCtttggaaaagaagaataacttttaaaataccttgtctgttctttttttttgttcttttttcttttcttgggtACTCTTTTGGAAACTAGCCATCTTTTACACttgctttatttttaatttgaccCAAAATTATCTTAGAGCATAGACTTAAAAATAACAATGGGGTAAAAGTTTGGGACCTCCAAACCCCCAATGTAGATTTTGAGGAATTTTTAGGCATTAGATTTATTGCACTAGATTAAGTGTACATAAAAATACCTGCAGCCAGCCCCATGTTGTTGAATTACTTTGGATAGAGGCATGATCAGTAATCCATTTCCTGAATTCAGATCATTTTGTGGTGACTTCAAGCTTAGCAATCATTCAAAAGTAATACATTCAGACCTTGCCAACACTTTCTATTCCGCATATTCCtaagagagaaatagaaagcAGAATAACAAATCGAAAAAAACTGAAAAGCCATGGATTTGGACTGCACTTAAAAGAAATGTGGGAGCAGTTAAAACTAAGAACAAAGTCAATTATATAACAAAAAGGTTATTATTCTACAAATTTCGATATATCCTACAAAAAGGGTGTATTTACTAGAACTTCTTACCCAAAAACAGCACATGGATAGGTGTAAAAGGAGAGGAAAGTGGGGTTTAGAAGGTGTGAGGACTGAGGATAATGCACTTGATTTAGGTGTGGAACCATGTGAGGTGAGCATACATCAtaacaaaagaaattatttcatTATGCCTTTAACTTTGCAGTTCATTCATCTTATCTAACTTCCAACAAATGGAATGCCAAGAACCTGCTTGGTATTCtgcataaagaaagaaaatgaaattttgaagataAAATAAGATTGAAACTCTTAGCAACTGAAGATCATGAAAAACTTCAACACCAATGCCCCTGAACTGCCAAGGTGTGCCACTAAGGGGATAAAATCCTGAGAACTTTCTATGAAATGATTTGACATCATCCATCCCATCCCATCCCATCCATAGGGATGCAGAGTGATCCCAGCTATTAAGCTGAAGAAGGCAGTCACACAAGGTCTCAAAAGCGGACCTGAAATTTGAAACTCACTACAAAAGGTAAAAGGAGGAGAAGAGTCggcaagaaatttaaaaatagaagtTCTATAGTTAGAAATGTAgcacttacaagttacaacagcAAACCATCCCCcgtaaatttgataaaaaaaagttggaaatAACTAAACTGAGTTTGACTACAGTAGAAGAGTCTATCAGGATTTTCAATGGAGGGGAGTCACTCAAGTAAAATGATGCATCTGCACCTGAAAAGGCCACATGGGAATTCTGCCTCATTAAGTTGCAGGGAATCAAGTCTGAGCTCATTTGCAAAGTAATTCTTCCTGCATTTGCTTATAAGTTACGACACCAACCACAAATGCCATATCCAAACCGACGGGTAACTCAAAAATGAAGCCACTCCTTGATTTTTTGATCAAATGTGATCAATTTAGTGTATATGACTTTGAGGATGAGAAGAGTCCCCAGATATAAAAGACGATTTTCCTCCTCTCCACTTCAATCCACCTGCATCTTGCTGGCCTTTTCAGATCCGTAGTCCTCATAAGCTTTCTTACCTCTATGCCCCATCCCATCTAGCATCTGCTGCATACATGATTGACATCACCACATAGTTCCCAATATTGTTAGCCTCAATTTCAAGGTGATCTGCCACAAAACAGAGCAAGGAGATCCACCACGTAGGCATACTGTTCCATTGTTGGATTTAACCCATTGACCTTTTTATTGAATTGAATATCTTTAACCCTTCATTtatgataggccacaaactgaatgaccccttatgatagaaattaattaattaattagccaagttattaattaatcaatttatcatgcaaatacatggtaacacaaacaaatcaccaataaactaattatacagcggaaaataaataacacggtgatttgtttacgaatggggaaaacctaatagcaaaaaccccaccaggtgattttcaagtcaccactcccgaaactccactattatcacaacaagcggttataagtaaaggaattctaagtaccttaccaacctacagttgaacccttaccctaatacccaattggacttgttttgtagtgacagttcttctttcagatgcacgactcccaagtacgtgactaaccaattgcgcggatcccagtacgcgacttcaatcaccaactaagaaggttgtcggttacaaagtttttcagtttatccacacgatgaagatcaagaagatgcttggtcacaaaaccctacggtgcacatacacagcaacttcttcaagagaaagagatgaactagagcaagaatttcgtctccggtcacaatttgcttaaacagaatttgctcaaaacttgtgcaacttgtgaactgtttgacggccattaaaacaatccttttatatgtct
The Quercus lobata isolate SW786 chromosome 10, ValleyOak3.0 Primary Assembly, whole genome shotgun sequence DNA segment above includes these coding regions:
- the LOC115964710 gene encoding uncharacterized protein LOC115964710 codes for the protein MYEAASGQMVNKGKATLFFSRNTNDATKEVIKVSLGLLAIQHYEKYLGLPSFVGRNKKACFTHFKERIWSKMQGWKEKLLSQVGKEVMIKAVIQSIPAYSMNVFTLPVSLCKDIEAMIWKFWWGSGKGKKIHWVKWSTLCSSKSIGGMGFHDINNFNDAMLAK
- the LOC115964711 gene encoding uncharacterized protein LOC115964711 — its product is MPLEDFYKANFDVALFENSNMSGIGVVIRDCNGNIMGALSQKIVLPQSIEHAEALAASRAVTFARELSLSKVIFEVDIINAINTKKPCHTLFGHIIEEIWSLTPSLMTYNFQHVRREGNNLAHDLARRAVVSTNIDVWVEELSSDLDDVFNLDLVY
- the LOC115963104 gene encoding VQ motif-containing protein 31; the protein is MDKLGSQGTAGCKPLTTFVQTDTHTFREVVQRLTGPSEGNTAQEAAATKVVGVKRPTPKLHERRQYSRPKLEIVKPPCPFKPASSTDQKSFSPTKSGSSGFLPSPVTPSTMFSKLTILEEQKNEESAIPELNSQEEEKAIKERRFYLHPSPRSRPGYTEPELLTLFPLTSPKTGEMP